The proteins below come from a single Remersonia thermophila strain ATCC 22073 chromosome 4, whole genome shotgun sequence genomic window:
- a CDS encoding mitochondrial 54S ribosomal protein uL10m, with protein MSSRSLRCALPRNLVAPAVSGTRIARSSAVLLLPSSAPAPSTTATPTRHYATAAPAAPGARLSLPPDYIPPTTPPTARPADTRKSQLLRSYTSLLRSTPLILIFQHNNLTAVEWAAVRRELRLALAAAAPQGSEAAEVASRAQLQVVRTRIFDVALKIVEFYDPSKVQPSEATTITGKRVKVVYNHDLSKAAYKAVKAVSSSDQPLPESSTYAQISPLMVGPLAIFTLPVVSPAHLAAALSVLAPNPPAFPAPSKKKSPGYYDPIAQSGLQKLLLVGGRIEDKVFDQQGIEWVGKIEGGVDALRAQLVYLLQSAGLGLTSTLEGAGKSLWLTLESRRSVLEEEQKGPQEGGDKESS; from the coding sequence ATGTCTTCGAGATCATTACGATGCGCCCTCCCGCGCAACCTCGTTGCTCCCGCCGTTAGCGGCACGAGGATAGCGAGGTCTTcggccgtcctcctcctccccagctcAGCCCCTGCCCCCtcgacaacagcaacgccgACACGACActacgccaccgccgcccccgccgcccccggggctcggctctccctcccgccggaCTACATccccccgacgacgccgccgaccgcccgcccggccgacACCCGGAAATCCCAACTCCTCCGCAGCTACACGTCGCTCCTCCGGTCCACCCCTCTGATCCTCATCTTTCAGCACAACAACCTGACCGCGGTCGAATgggccgccgtgcgccgTGAGCTGCGcttggccctcgccgccgccgcgccccagggctccgaggcggccgaggtcgcaTCCCGCGCCCAGCTGCAGGTGGTTCGGACGCGCATCTTCGACGTGGCGCTCAAGATTGTCGAGTTCTACGACCCGTCCAAGGTGCAGCCGTCCGaggccaccaccatcacgggCAAGCGGGTCAAGGTGGTCTACAACCACGACCTGTCCAAGGCCGCCTAcaaggccgtcaaggccgtctCGTCCAGCGACCAGCCCCTGCCGGAGAGCTCCACCTACGCCCAGATCTCGCCGCTCATGGTCGGCCCGCTGGCCATCTTTACCCTTCCGGTCGTGTcgcccgcccacctcgcggcggcgctgagcgTCCTGGCGCCCAACCCGCCTGCGTTCCCCGCGccgtccaagaagaagagcccCGGCTACTACGACCCCATCGCCCAGAGCGGCCTGCAGAAGCTCCTGCTGGTTGGCGGGCGCATCGAGGACAAGGTGTTTGATCAGCAAGGCATCGAGTGGGTTGGCAAgatcgagggcggcgtggacgcTCTGCGCGCCCAGCTCGTGTATCTGCTGCAGAGCGCCGGCCTGGGTCTTACGAGCACGCTGGAGGGAGCGGGCAAGAGCCTCTGGCTTACGCTCGAGAGCAGGCGTAGCgtcttggaggaggagcaaaAGGGGCCGCAGGAGGGTGGGGACAAGGAGAGCTCATGA